The following proteins come from a genomic window of Salvia hispanica cultivar TCC Black 2014 chromosome 4, UniMelb_Shisp_WGS_1.0, whole genome shotgun sequence:
- the LOC125222575 gene encoding high mobility group B protein 1 isoform X4 translates to MKPGSRSRGATRKETKDALKPVDDRRAGKRKGVQKEDTRKSKKEKTAIKDPNKPKRPPSAFFVFLEDFRKTFKKENPNVKAVSAVGKAGGERWKSLSEAEKAPYEAKAAKRKAEYEKLMTAYLKKQESSSDEDDEGSEKSASEVHDDEQEEDEEEEDEGDNDDNDEE, encoded by the exons ATGAAGCCTGGTAGCAGGAGCAGAGGGGCTACGAGAAAAGAAACTAAAGATGCATTGAAGCCTGTCGATGATAG GCGCGCTGGGAAGAGGAAAGGTGTCCAAAAGGAAGATACACGGAAGAGTAAGAAGGAAAAGACGGCTATTAAAGACCCAAACAAGCCCAAAAGGCCCCCAAGCGCCTTCTTTGTATTCCT TGAGGATTTCCGGAAGAccttcaaaaaggaaaatccaAATGTGAAGGCCGTCTCAGCA GTTGGAAAAGCTGGTGGAGAGAGGTGGAAATCCTTGTCCGAAGCT GAAAAAGCTCCGTATGAAGCTAAAGCTGCGAAGAGGAAGGCTGAATACGAAAAACTTATGACTGCTTACCTCAAGAAGCAG GAGAGTTCTTCTGACGAGGATGATGAAGGTTCCGAGAAGTCGGCATCTGAAGTTCATGACGATGAGCAG GAGGAAgatgaggaggaagaggaCGAAGGTGACAACGACGATAATGACGAGGAGTGA
- the LOC125222575 gene encoding high mobility group B protein 1 isoform X3, giving the protein MKPGSRSRGATRKETKDALKPVDDRLIIPSTVRAGKRKGVQKEDTRKSKKEKTAIKDPNKPKRPPSAFFVFLEDFRKTFKKENPNVKAVSAVGKAGGERWKSLSEAEKAPYEAKAAKRKAEYEKLMTAYLKKQESSSDEDDEGSEKSASEVHDDEQEEDEEEEDEGDNDDNDEE; this is encoded by the exons ATGAAGCCTGGTAGCAGGAGCAGAGGGGCTACGAGAAAAGAAACTAAAGATGCATTGAAGCCTGTCGATGATAGGTTGATAATTCCTTCCACCGT GCGCGCTGGGAAGAGGAAAGGTGTCCAAAAGGAAGATACACGGAAGAGTAAGAAGGAAAAGACGGCTATTAAAGACCCAAACAAGCCCAAAAGGCCCCCAAGCGCCTTCTTTGTATTCCT TGAGGATTTCCGGAAGAccttcaaaaaggaaaatccaAATGTGAAGGCCGTCTCAGCA GTTGGAAAAGCTGGTGGAGAGAGGTGGAAATCCTTGTCCGAAGCT GAAAAAGCTCCGTATGAAGCTAAAGCTGCGAAGAGGAAGGCTGAATACGAAAAACTTATGACTGCTTACCTCAAGAAGCAG GAGAGTTCTTCTGACGAGGATGATGAAGGTTCCGAGAAGTCGGCATCTGAAGTTCATGACGATGAGCAG GAGGAAgatgaggaggaagaggaCGAAGGTGACAACGACGATAATGACGAGGAGTGA
- the LOC125222575 gene encoding high mobility group B protein 1 isoform X2: protein MLLHLLLLYSSSFFIVPLSIDRSPIACYLLDMKPGSRSRGATRKETKDALKPVDDRRAGKRKGVQKEDTRKSKKEKTAIKDPNKPKRPPSAFFVFLEDFRKTFKKENPNVKAVSAVGKAGGERWKSLSEAEKAPYEAKAAKRKAEYEKLMTAYLKKQESSSDEDDEGSEKSASEVHDDEQEEDEEEEDEGDNDDNDEE from the exons ATGCTACTCCACTTGCTATTGCTatattcctcttctttcttcaTTGTACCTCTCTCTATTGACCGATCACCCATCGCTTGTTATCTTCTtg ATATGAAGCCTGGTAGCAGGAGCAGAGGGGCTACGAGAAAAGAAACTAAAGATGCATTGAAGCCTGTCGATGATAG GCGCGCTGGGAAGAGGAAAGGTGTCCAAAAGGAAGATACACGGAAGAGTAAGAAGGAAAAGACGGCTATTAAAGACCCAAACAAGCCCAAAAGGCCCCCAAGCGCCTTCTTTGTATTCCT TGAGGATTTCCGGAAGAccttcaaaaaggaaaatccaAATGTGAAGGCCGTCTCAGCA GTTGGAAAAGCTGGTGGAGAGAGGTGGAAATCCTTGTCCGAAGCT GAAAAAGCTCCGTATGAAGCTAAAGCTGCGAAGAGGAAGGCTGAATACGAAAAACTTATGACTGCTTACCTCAAGAAGCAG GAGAGTTCTTCTGACGAGGATGATGAAGGTTCCGAGAAGTCGGCATCTGAAGTTCATGACGATGAGCAG GAGGAAgatgaggaggaagaggaCGAAGGTGACAACGACGATAATGACGAGGAGTGA
- the LOC125221031 gene encoding uncharacterized protein LOC125221031, whose product MAMNIPLQSVFLYKGLWSPENDSILVATLIRLKQETMWTLDEFPIYFLLTARKEIKAKTGADFTEAEMKKRVEFLKDRYKTFKKVTADNGTHWEMPFKVVVASDEVWTKIMKTLPLAAAYYYHDEPIVNELATLFGMDDVKIETSKEVIVISDTTEKLSFEEDDEEVNSPIFHPETKVRRKLFVDHEGVSDRLSSSGRMAPP is encoded by the exons ATGGCCATGAATATACCGCTCCAGTCTGTGTTCTTGTACAAAGGGTTGTGGTCTCCGGAGAACGACTCAATCTTGGTAGCCACTCTCATACGTCTGAAGCAAGAGACAATGTGGACTCTTGACGAGTTCCCTATCTACTTCTTACTCACTGCCAGGAAAGAAATCAAGGCGAAGACGGGTGCTGATTTCACTGAGgcagaaatgaaaaaacgagTGGAATTCTTGAAGGATCGATACAAAACTTTTAAGAAGGTGACGGCTGATAATGGAACACACTGGGAGATGCCATTCAAAGTAGTTGTGGCGAGCGACGAGGTTTGGACAAAGATCATGAAG ACACTCCCACTGGCGGCAGCCTACTACTATCACGACGAGCCAATCGTCAATGAGCTCGCAACTTTGTTCGGAATGGATGATGTGAAAATTGAGACATCGAAGGAAGTAATAGTCATTTCAGATACAACGGAGAAGCTGTCGTTCGAGGAAGATGATGAGGAAGTCAATTCGCCAATTTTTCATCCAGAGACTAAAGTCCGTCGCAAGCTCTTTGTCGACCATGAGGGAGTATCAGACAGGCTGTCCAGTTCGGGCCGTATGGCTCCCCCCTAA
- the LOC125221032 gene encoding uncharacterized protein LOC125221032, translated as MSGIMSQSIRGGGSGTSGFSIQGSTDGARRKYRKGDRTRRIWSAREEEILASSLLELVATGWKSDNGYRCGYLSRIEDNLRKVFPNTDLKGQPHIVSRMVAWKKNYNSLRKILARTGVGFSSDGAHKIDCSDEQWEQIVAADCEAKFMRNKSWPLWETWTIIFGQDRASGGTAEDIADGARELHQHNMAHNDDPSNDYHVSLEDLFDEPINPTVTIPNAQQDESTGQSQQPVATQKQRPKKRKADSSDAALLEFLANLHDETNKRLEVISTRIGYEFDMGQARQDVYEKVRCVEGLTVVQRYQLCNILADKPQRLEVFMGMAADAKPGYVLWLLGQDPSTT; from the exons ATGTCCG GCATCATGTCTCAATCGATTCGCGGTGGGGGATCTGGAACTAGTGGTTTCTCTATACAGG GGAGCACTGACGGGGCTAGGCGGAAGTACCGAAAAGGGGACCGCACTCGTCGTATTTGGTCAGCAAGGGAAGAAGAGATCTTGGCATCCTCTTTGTTGGAGTTGGTTGCGACAGGCTGGAAATCCGACAACGGATATCGTTGTGGCTATCTGTCGCGGATTGAAGACAATCTGCGGAAGGTATTCCCAAACACTGACCTTAAGGGGCAGCCTCATATTGTCTCTAGGATGGTTGCCTGGAAGAAGAACTACAACAGTCTCCGAAAAATACTAGCGAGGACTGGAGTTGGATTTAGTTCTGACGGGGCTCACAAGATTGACTGCTCCGACGAGCAGTGGGAACAGATTGTCGCG GCTGATTGCGAAGCCAAATTTATGCGCAATAAATCCTGGCCTTTATGGGAAACATGGACCATAATCTTTGGTCAAGACCGTGCAAGTGGTGGCACTGCCGAGGACATTGCTGATGGCGCGAGAGAACTTCACCAGCACAACATGGCCCACAATGATGACCCTTCAAATGACTATCATGTCAGCCTCGAGGATTTGTTCGATGAACCGATCAACCCCACAGTGACTATCCCTAATGCTCAGCAAGATGAAAGCACTGGCCAAAGTCAGCAGCCTGTTGCCACCCAAAAGCAGCGTCCGAAAAAACGTAAAGCTGATTCCAGTGATGCTGCTTTGCTGGAGTTTCTCGCTAATTTGCATGATGAAACAAACAAACGTCTTGAAGTGATATCGACCAGAATTGGCTATGAATTTGATATGGGCCAAGCAAGACAGGATGTTTATGAGAAGGTTCGATGTGTCGAAGGACTGACAGTTGTCCAACGGTATCAGTTGTGTAACATACTTGCCGATAAGCCACAGCGTCTGGAAGTTTTCATGGGAATGGCAGCGGACGCCAAGCCGGGGTACGTTCTATGGCTACTCGGGCAGGATCCTTCGACAACCTGA
- the LOC125222572 gene encoding cis-prenyltransferase 4, chloroplastic-like isoform X2: MVSSLQIRVGLGLPEPHRSSSVDLIKQVPPPPRALSSAKHPLLRESMPRHVAVIMDGNRRWARMRGLPVGSGYEAGLGALRRMVELSSNLGIRVLTVFAFSSDNWFRPKVEVDVLMALFDRGLREELQNLALLANAIETTKKNSKLHLIIAVNYSGRSDVVQACQKLAVKVKDGVIEPGAIDEVAFERELGTNCTDFPHPDLLIRTSGELRVSNFLLWQLAHTELYFTESLWPDFGEDEFLQALSSFQERQRRFGC, from the exons ATGGTGTCTTCTCTCCAAATCCGGGTGGGTCTCGGGCTGCCGGAGCCACACCGCAGCAGCTCAGTAGATCTAATAAAGCAggtgccgccgccgccgcgcgCGTTATCTTCAGCCAAGCATCCCTTGCTAAGGGAGTCGATGCCGAGACACGTGGCGGTGATTATGGATGGGAACAGGAGGTGGGCCCGGATGAGAGGTTTGCCTGTCGGGTCGGGCTATGAGGCCGGGCTTGGGGCCTTGCGAAGGATGGTTGAGCTCTCTTCCAACTTGGGGATAAGGGTTCTTACTGTCTTCGCCTTTTCTTCCGATAATTGGTTTCGCCCTAAG GTGGAGGTTGATGTCTTGATGGCATTGTTTGACAGAGGATTAAGAGAGGAACTCCAAAATTTA GCATTGCTAGCCAATGCAATCGAAACCACCAAGAAAAACTCGAAACTTCACCTCATCATCGCAGTTAACTACAGTGGCCGGAGTGATGTTGTGCAAGCCTGCCAAAAGCTCGCGGTTAAGGTGAAAGACGGAGTCATTGAGCCTGGGGCTATCGATGAAGTTGCATTCGAAAGGGAACTTGGAACGAATTGTACGGATTTTCCCCATCCCGACTTACTAATACGGACTAGTGGGGAGCTGAGAGTCAGTAATTTCTTACTATGGCAGTTGGCTCATACTGAACTATACTTCACTGAATCACTTTGGCCTGATTTTGGTGAAGATGAGTTCCTGCAGGCCTTGAGTTCGTTCCAAGAAAGGCAGAGACGCTTTGGCTGTTGA
- the LOC125222575 gene encoding high mobility group B protein 1 isoform X1 yields MLLHLLLLYSSSFFIVPLSIDRSPIACYLLDMKPGSRSRGATRKETKDALKPVDDRLIIPSTVRAGKRKGVQKEDTRKSKKEKTAIKDPNKPKRPPSAFFVFLEDFRKTFKKENPNVKAVSAVGKAGGERWKSLSEAEKAPYEAKAAKRKAEYEKLMTAYLKKQESSSDEDDEGSEKSASEVHDDEQEEDEEEEDEGDNDDNDEE; encoded by the exons ATGCTACTCCACTTGCTATTGCTatattcctcttctttcttcaTTGTACCTCTCTCTATTGACCGATCACCCATCGCTTGTTATCTTCTtg ATATGAAGCCTGGTAGCAGGAGCAGAGGGGCTACGAGAAAAGAAACTAAAGATGCATTGAAGCCTGTCGATGATAGGTTGATAATTCCTTCCACCGT GCGCGCTGGGAAGAGGAAAGGTGTCCAAAAGGAAGATACACGGAAGAGTAAGAAGGAAAAGACGGCTATTAAAGACCCAAACAAGCCCAAAAGGCCCCCAAGCGCCTTCTTTGTATTCCT TGAGGATTTCCGGAAGAccttcaaaaaggaaaatccaAATGTGAAGGCCGTCTCAGCA GTTGGAAAAGCTGGTGGAGAGAGGTGGAAATCCTTGTCCGAAGCT GAAAAAGCTCCGTATGAAGCTAAAGCTGCGAAGAGGAAGGCTGAATACGAAAAACTTATGACTGCTTACCTCAAGAAGCAG GAGAGTTCTTCTGACGAGGATGATGAAGGTTCCGAGAAGTCGGCATCTGAAGTTCATGACGATGAGCAG GAGGAAgatgaggaggaagaggaCGAAGGTGACAACGACGATAATGACGAGGAGTGA
- the LOC125222574 gene encoding E3 ubiquitin-protein ligase AIRP2 isoform X2 yields the protein MRKSFKDSLKALEADIQHANTLASDYPRAYDGACIQMRLSYSPCAHIFLFLVQWTDCHLAGALGLIRILIYKAYGNGKTTMSIHERKASLREFYGVIFPSLLQLHNGITDAEERKQRELCDTKYTRRDETIKGKLSEIEIEREEECGICMEMNTKVVLPRCSHSLCVQCYRDWRAKSQSCPFCRDSLKRMNSGELWVYTSNCDITDLSTIARENLKRLIVYIEKLPLVVPNLMVVSCDPHS from the exons ATGAGGAAGTCTTTTAAAGATTCACTCAAAGCGCTTGAAGCTGATATTCAACATGCCAACACCTT GGCATCGGATTATCCGAGGGCATATGATGGTGCTTGCATTCAGATGAGGCTATCGTATAGCCCTTGCGcgcatatttttcttttccttgttCAATGGACTGATTGTCACCTAGCCGGTGCACTTGGGCTTATTCGGATCCTTATCTACAAG GCTTATGGTAATGGTAAAACAACCATGTCTATTCATGAAAGGAAGGCGAGTTTGAGGGAGTTCTACG GAGTGATATTCCCCTCTTTGCTGCAACTTCACAATGGGATCACTGATGCTGAGGAGAGGAAGCAGAGGGAGCTGTGTGACACTAAGTACACGAGAAGAGATGAGACGATCAAGGGGAAATTGTCCGAGATTGAAATCGAGAGGGAGGAAGAATGTGGGATTTGCATGGAGATGAACACAAAGGTTGTCCTGCCTCGTTGCAGTCATTCTTTGTGCGTTCAGTGCTACAGAGACTG GCGCGCCAAATCTCAGTCATGTCCGTTCTGTCGGGATAGCCTGAAGCGGATGAATTCCGGGGAGCTCTGGGTATACACTAGCAACTGTGACATAACTGACTTATCCACCATTGCAAGGGAAAATCTGAAGCGACTGATCGTGTACATCGAAAAACTGCCCCTTGTCGTGCCAAATCTGATGGTGGTCTCTTGTGATCCTCATTCTTGA
- the LOC125222572 gene encoding cis-prenyltransferase 4, chloroplastic-like isoform X1, whose translation MVSSLQIRVGLGLPEPHRSSSVDLIKQVPPPPRALSSAKHPLLRESMPRHVAVIMDGNRRWARMRGLPVGSGYEAGLGALRRMVELSSNLGIRVLTVFAFSSDNWFRPKVEVDVLMALFDRGLREELQNLVSADVRISVIGDSSKLFNSLQALLANAIETTKKNSKLHLIIAVNYSGRSDVVQACQKLAVKVKDGVIEPGAIDEVAFERELGTNCTDFPHPDLLIRTSGELRVSNFLLWQLAHTELYFTESLWPDFGEDEFLQALSSFQERQRRFGC comes from the exons ATGGTGTCTTCTCTCCAAATCCGGGTGGGTCTCGGGCTGCCGGAGCCACACCGCAGCAGCTCAGTAGATCTAATAAAGCAggtgccgccgccgccgcgcgCGTTATCTTCAGCCAAGCATCCCTTGCTAAGGGAGTCGATGCCGAGACACGTGGCGGTGATTATGGATGGGAACAGGAGGTGGGCCCGGATGAGAGGTTTGCCTGTCGGGTCGGGCTATGAGGCCGGGCTTGGGGCCTTGCGAAGGATGGTTGAGCTCTCTTCCAACTTGGGGATAAGGGTTCTTACTGTCTTCGCCTTTTCTTCCGATAATTGGTTTCGCCCTAAG GTGGAGGTTGATGTCTTGATGGCATTGTTTGACAGAGGATTAAGAGAGGAACTCCAAAATTTAGTAAg TGCAGATGTTAGGATTTCAGTCATTGGAGACTCATCTAAACTCTTCAATTCGTTACAGGCATTGCTAGCCAATGCAATCGAAACCACCAAGAAAAACTCGAAACTTCACCTCATCATCGCAGTTAACTACAGTGGCCGGAGTGATGTTGTGCAAGCCTGCCAAAAGCTCGCGGTTAAGGTGAAAGACGGAGTCATTGAGCCTGGGGCTATCGATGAAGTTGCATTCGAAAGGGAACTTGGAACGAATTGTACGGATTTTCCCCATCCCGACTTACTAATACGGACTAGTGGGGAGCTGAGAGTCAGTAATTTCTTACTATGGCAGTTGGCTCATACTGAACTATACTTCACTGAATCACTTTGGCCTGATTTTGGTGAAGATGAGTTCCTGCAGGCCTTGAGTTCGTTCCAAGAAAGGCAGAGACGCTTTGGCTGTTGA
- the LOC125222571 gene encoding chlorophyll a-b binding protein CP29.2, chloroplastic — MDPLPQSNAPHSPLPQKISISLIKFKSYISTPKSPQLPTPITTMSTAAASSFIGIRLSDVHSGSGRVQARFGFGGKKPAKKSPSKSFNTDRPLWFPGAKAPEYLDGSLVGDYGFDPFGLGKPAEYLQFDLDSLDQNLAKNLAGDIIGTRTELADVKSTPFQPYSEVFGLQRFRECELIHGRWAMLATLGALTVEWLTGITWQDAGKVELVEGSSYLGQPLPFTISTLIWIEVLVIGYIEFQRNAELDPEKRLYPGGSYFDPLGLAADPEKKETLQLAEIKHARLAMVAFLGFAVQAAATGKGPLNNWVTHLSDPLHTTILDTFGFFS; from the exons ATGGATCCACTCCCCCAATCCAACGCTCCCCATTCCCCCCTCCCACAAAAAATCTCGATCTCCctcatcaaattcaaatcctatatCTCAACCCCAAAATCACCACAACTCCCAACTCCAATCACCACAATgtccaccgccgccgcctcttCCTTCATCGGCATCCGCCTCTCCGACGTCCACTCCGGGTCGGGCCGCGTCCAGGCCCGCTTCGGTTTCGGCGGCAAAAAACCCGCGAAGAAATCCCCTTCCAAGAGCTTCAACACCGACCGCCCGCTATGGTTTCCCGGCGCCAAGGCCCCCGAATATCTCGACGGCTCCCTCGTCGGGGACTACGGCTTCGACCCGTTCGGCCTCGGGAAGCCTGCCGAGTACCTGCAGTTTGATTTGGACTCGCTCGATCAGAACCTGGCCAAGAATTTGGCGGGAGACATCATCGGGACCAGAACGGAGCTGGCTGACGTCAAGTCCACTCCGTTCCAGCCCTACAGCGAGGTTTTCGGCCTCCAGAGGTTCAGGGAATGCGAGCTCATCCACGGCAGGTGGGCCATGCTCGCCACCCTCGGCGCTCTCACCGTCGAGTGGCTCACTGGCATCACCTGGCAGGATGCTGGCAAA gTGGAGCTGGTGGAGGGATCATCGTACCTAGGACAACCATTGCCCTTCACAATATCCACATTGATATGGATCGAGGTGCTCGTGATCGGGTACATTGAGTTCCAGAGGAATGCGGAGCTTGACCCGGAAAAGAGGTTGTACCCTGGCGGGTCATACTTTGACCCGTTGGGACTAGCAGCCGACCCAGAGAAGAAGGAGACACTCCAACTAGCTGAGATCAAACACGCTCGTCTCGCGATGGTGGCGTTCCTGGGCTTTGCCGTCCAAGCGGCCGCCACTGGTAAAGGGCCGCTCAACAACTGGGTGACCCATTTGAGCGACCCGCTCCACACCACCATTTTGGACACCTTCGGCTTTTTCTCTTGA
- the LOC125222574 gene encoding E3 ubiquitin-protein ligase AIRP2 isoform X1, with translation MRKSFKDSLKALEADIQHANTLYRASDYPRAYDGACIQMRLSYSPCAHIFLFLVQWTDCHLAGALGLIRILIYKAYGNGKTTMSIHERKASLREFYGVIFPSLLQLHNGITDAEERKQRELCDTKYTRRDETIKGKLSEIEIEREEECGICMEMNTKVVLPRCSHSLCVQCYRDWRAKSQSCPFCRDSLKRMNSGELWVYTSNCDITDLSTIARENLKRLIVYIEKLPLVVPNLMVVSCDPHS, from the exons ATGAGGAAGTCTTTTAAAGATTCACTCAAAGCGCTTGAAGCTGATATTCAACATGCCAACACCTT ATACAGGGCATCGGATTATCCGAGGGCATATGATGGTGCTTGCATTCAGATGAGGCTATCGTATAGCCCTTGCGcgcatatttttcttttccttgttCAATGGACTGATTGTCACCTAGCCGGTGCACTTGGGCTTATTCGGATCCTTATCTACAAG GCTTATGGTAATGGTAAAACAACCATGTCTATTCATGAAAGGAAGGCGAGTTTGAGGGAGTTCTACG GAGTGATATTCCCCTCTTTGCTGCAACTTCACAATGGGATCACTGATGCTGAGGAGAGGAAGCAGAGGGAGCTGTGTGACACTAAGTACACGAGAAGAGATGAGACGATCAAGGGGAAATTGTCCGAGATTGAAATCGAGAGGGAGGAAGAATGTGGGATTTGCATGGAGATGAACACAAAGGTTGTCCTGCCTCGTTGCAGTCATTCTTTGTGCGTTCAGTGCTACAGAGACTG GCGCGCCAAATCTCAGTCATGTCCGTTCTGTCGGGATAGCCTGAAGCGGATGAATTCCGGGGAGCTCTGGGTATACACTAGCAACTGTGACATAACTGACTTATCCACCATTGCAAGGGAAAATCTGAAGCGACTGATCGTGTACATCGAAAAACTGCCCCTTGTCGTGCCAAATCTGATGGTGGTCTCTTGTGATCCTCATTCTTGA